From one Dysidea avara chromosome 9, odDysAvar1.4, whole genome shotgun sequence genomic stretch:
- the LOC136266551 gene encoding uncharacterized protein — MNDEGFLAPGTHFSYSVETIPSAPPELRENHYDTSNVVHQVAGTRDTCQGSGTEPLQYGQGSSHAQIFPSHFQQTSSNGSLKRNYPVPVQTYDDDIQKSNAVPDNGHPLLVPHGRSSTGVYQTFQIPGIFRQQTNTVNATPLNNAYRHLLRKIIKSLSTEEVDDLCFISTEANSSSVRNKANFSGMVLFKFFEQRMLITAENLDYLQSLLKDISRIDLCHLIDEYTNTYLSGTSFTYREPFAKPHLHVEPHPLPTNASSSVESRPPPFNPEFSDHTPAQPQLPQHNPVQCTNPEQVNTSDLQQEYSLPTQEEDEDEEYDPHGMVGYNSSVLVDSLRTQVDGQMFHGGTISSCNSEQLLQQNRLLQMDLTAKNNENHVLRQEMNNQKKIQKHYVELIEKLLAEGRGKSDPVAERYLMRKWPHGIAIIINNYEFHSTGHIDEKLSNREGSLVDENNLNITWEYLGYRVQVLKNLKASEFTRELMQVALQSHENYDSFVCCILSHGYLDGVYGTDGELVKFNDIVKLFKGNFCPTLVNKPKLFFIQACRGDAKDEAVSEQKDGPGPDKMSNSLPTDFFFGYATPPGYASWRSHEYGSWYISSLCEVLVDNASQQDFLSMLTMVTNKVSEAYTNEGDKQCPVPVSRLRKQVWFFGNS, encoded by the exons ATGAACGATGAAG GTTTTCTGGCGCCTGGGACACATTTCAGCTACAGTGTTGAGACAATCCCTTCTGCCCCACCTGAACTGAGAGAAAATCACTACGACACATCCAACGTGGTTCACCAAGTGGCTGGTACCAGGGACACTTGTCAAGGAAGTGGTACGGAGCCACTACAGTATGGACAAGGATCAAGCCATG CCCAGATCTTTCCAAGTCATTTTCAACAGACTTCATCCAATGGTTCACTTAAACGAAACTATCCTGTACCAGTACAGACATATGATGATGACATACAAAAATCTAATGCTGTCCCTGATAATGGACACCCTCTACTAGTTCCACATGGAAGGTCTTCTACAG GAGTGTATCAAACTTTTCAGATTCCTGGAATATTCAGACAACAGACCAACACAGTAAATGCTACACCACTCAATAATGCTTATCGTCATTTGCTTAGAAAAATAATAAAGTCATTGAGCACAGAAGAAGTGGATGACTTGTGTTTTATCTCAACAGAAGCAAATTCATCTTCTGTACGTAACAAGGCTAATTTCAGTGGAATGGTTTTGTTCAAATTCTTTGAACAACGGATGTTGATTACAGCTGAAAATTTGGACTATCTCCAAAGTCTTTTAAAGGACATTAGTCGAATAGATTTATGTCATTTAATTGATGAGTATACTAACACTTATTTAAGTGGAACATCCTTTACATATAGGGAGCCATTTGCAAAGCCACACCTTCATGTAGAGCCCCACCCATTGCCAACCAATGCATCATCTTCTGTAGAGTCACGTCCACCACCATTTAATCCAGAATTTAGTGATCACA CACCTGCCCAACCACAACTACCCCAACACAATCCAGTCCAATGCACGAATCCAGAGCAGGTTAACACCAGTGATCTCCAGCAGGAATATTCCCTCCCAACTCAGGAAGAAGATGAAGATGAAGAATATGACCCACATGGAATGGTTGGTTACAACAGTTCTGTGTTGGTTGATAGTTTACGAACACAAGTGGATGGTCAAATGTTCCATGGTGGAACAATTTCTTCTTGTAATAGTGAGCAATTACTCCAGCAGAATAGACTGTTACAAATGGATTTAACAGCCAAAAATAATGAAAACCATGTTCTGCGGCAAGAAATGAATAATCAAAAGAAAATACAGAAACATTATGTAGAACTGATTGAGAAATTATTGGCTGAAGGCCGAGGCAAGTCTGATCCAGTAGCAGAGAGGTACCTAATGCGCAAGTGGCCACATGGTATTGCCATAATCATCAACAATTATGAATTTCATTCTACTGGCCATATTGATGAAAAGTTATCAAACCGTGAAGGATCGTTAGTTGATGAAAATAATCTTAACATTACCTGGGAATACCTTGGCTATAGGGTGCAAGTATTAAAAAATCTCAAAGCTTCAGAGTTTACTCGTGAACTAATGCAGGTTGCTCTACAGAGTCATGAGAATTATGACAGTTTTGTGTGTTGTATCCTCAGTCATGGCTACCTTGATGGTGTGTATGGCACAGATGGGGAACTGGTAAAGTTTAATGATATTGTTAAACTGTTTAAAGGAAACTTCTGCCCAACACTAGTAAACAAACCAAAGCTGTTCTTCATTCAGGCATGTCGGGGAGATGCTAAAGATGAAGCAGTTTCTGAACAAAAAGATGGACCTGGACCTGACAAGATGTCCAACTCTTTGCCAA CTGATTTCTTTTTTGGTTATGCTACTCCACCAGGATATGCCTCATGGAGAAGTCATGAATATGGTTCCTGGTACATCTCCAGTTTATGTGAAGTTCTTGTGGACAATGCTTCACAACAGGATTTCCTCAGTATGTTAACCATGGTTACCAACAAAGTGTCAGAAGCCTATACTAATGAAGGAGACAAACAATGTCCTGTTCCTGTTTCCCGGCTTCGCAAGCAGGTGTGGTTCTTTGGAAACTCTTAA